CCCTGACCCTTTCCTCGTCCGGGGTGATCGGCTACCGGCCGGGCAACGGGGCGGGCGGCTTCAACACGGCGGTCTCAGGACCGGGTTGGCCGTCCACGGTGACACTCGTCCCCTTCGGCGACCTGAACGGCGACCGCCGCGGCGACATCCTCGTCCGGTTCGCCACCGGTGAGCTGCGCGTCTACCGGACCATGCGAGGGCTGGCGTTCACTCCCAGCACCCCGCGCCTCTCCCTCGGCACCGGCTGGAACCAGTACGACGTGCTCACCTCGCCCGGCGACGTCACGGGCGACGGCCTCGCGGACCTGTTCGCCCGCAAGGCGTCCACAGGCGAGGTGTTCCTCTACCGGGGCACGAGCACGGGGAAGCTGGCGGCACGGGTCCGCGTCGGAACGAACTGGTCGCTGTACAAGAGGATCCTGGGCGCCGGCGACCTCGACGGCGACGGACGCGGCGATCTCCTCGCCCTGGACAGGGCCAACACCCTGTGGCGCTACTCCGGCAACGGCGCCGGCGGCTTCAGGTCCCGGGTCCAGGTGGCCGCCGGCTGGGGGGCGTCGTACAACGCCGTGGCCGGCGTCGGCGACCTCACGGGCGACGGCAGGGCCGACATCATCGCCCGCGACACCTCGGGCGGGGTGTGGCGCTACTCCGGCAACGGGAAGGGCTCGTTCGGCGCCGGCGTGCGGATCGCCACGGGGTGGGGGACCTACAAGGGCGTCTTCTGACGGCACCGCCGCACGACCTGGCAGCACGCACCGCACCACGACGAAGCTCCGGCGGACGCCGGGTGACCTGGCCGGTCACCGCCGTCGGCCGGAGCTTCCAGGTGCGATCAGGGGCGGCCGAGCGCGCGGTACTCCCAGCCGGCGGCACGCCACTGGACAGGGTCGAGTGCGTGGCGCCCGTCGACGATCCGGCGCTGCGCCACGACCGCGCCCATGGCGTGCGGGTCGATCTCCCGGAACTCGGTCCACTCGGTGAGCAGCACCACGACATCCGCCCCGGCGGCGGCGCCGAGCACGTCCGTGCCGTAGGTGAGGTCCGGGTAGGCGCGCCGGGCGTTCTCGGTGGCCGCCGGGTCGATGACGGTCACCTGGGCGCCGGCCTGGTGCAGGGTCCGGGCCACGTCCAGCGCCGGAGCGTCCCGGATGTCGTCGGAGTTGGGCTTGAACGCCGCGCCCAGCGCGGTCACCCGGGCGCCGGCCAGGTCTCCGCCGGCCAGTTCGCGCACCAGGTCCACGGTGCGGGCCCGGCGCCGCTGGTTGATGGCGTCGACCTCGCGCAGGAAGGAGACGGCCTGGCCGACACCCAGTTCCTCGGCGCGGTGGCTGAAGGCCCTGATGTCCTTGGGCAGGCAGCCGCCGCCGAACCCGAGGCCGGGCTTGAGGAAACGGCCGCCGATCCGGTCGTCGTAGGCCAGTGCCTCCGCGAGACCTGTGACGTCGGCGCCGGTCGCCTCGCAGACCTCCGCCATGGCGTTGATGTAGGAGATCTTGGTGGCGAGGAAGGAGTTGGCGGCGACCTTGACCAGTTCGGCGGTGGGCAGGTCGGTGACGACCACCGGGGTGCCCTGGGCGATCACCGGGGCGAAGGCGGCGCGCAACCGCTCCTCGGCCCACTCCGACGCCGTGCCGAAGACCAGCCGGTCGGGCCGCATGGTGTCGTCCACCGCGTAGCCCTCGCGCAGGAACTCCGGGTTCCAGGCGAGTTCGACGCCCGTCCCGGCCGGCGCCGTCCGCTGGACGAGGTCCGTCAGCCGGGCGGCGGTGCCCACCGGGACGGTGGACTTGCCCACCACGAGGGTGCGCCGGCGCAGGTGCTGCGCGAGTTCGCCGACCGCGCTGTCGACGTAGCGCATGTCCGCCGCATGCGAGCCCGGCTGCTGGGGGGTGCCCACGCAGATGAAGTGGACGTCGCCGAACTCGCCGGCCTCGGCGAAGCTCGTGGTGAACCGCAGCCGTCCGGTGTCGAGGGCCTTGGCGAGCAGTTCCGGGAGGCCGGGTTCGAAGAAGGGCACCTCCCCCGAGTTGAGGCGCTCGACCTTGGCCGGGTCGACGTCCACACCGAGGACGTCGAAGCCCAGGACGGCCATGCAGATGGCGTGGGTGGCGCCGAGGTAGCCGGTGCCTATGACGGTGAGACGGGGAGCGTCTGCGGCGATGCCGTCGCCGTGTGCGTCTGCTCTGTGTGCGGCGTCCGAAGAGGTCACGGTGGTCTCCAGGGGGTGTGTCCGGGCGTGTTCGCCCGCCGCACGAGCCGGGGGCGGCCTGCGGGAGCGGAGAAACAGGGATGCGGTCGAGCGGGATGCGGTCGAGCGGGAAGCGAGGAAGCGGGGGAAGCGGGTGTGGTCAGGAGGTGCAGGTGACGTTGGCCAGGCCGTCGGCCGCGTCGTTCGCCTTGTTGTCGCAGGTGACTTTGTTGCCGTCGGACGTGAGGTGGAAGCCGTAGCCGGGCCCGTCCACGTTCGCGGTGTTGCCGCGGAAGGTGTTGCCGGTGCCCCATCCGTTGACGATCTGGTGGGTCTGGAAGCCGTCCTGCGGGGAGTGGCTCCCGGTGTTGCCCTGCAACAGCCAGCCGTTGCCCTTCACGTCGACCCAGGAGTCGTTGTTGTGGGAGGTGCTCAGCTTCGATCCGTCGAAGGTGTTGCCGATGACCTTGCCGTCGCTGGTGCCCTCCTTGATGTCGATGGACTCGGCGGTGGTGTCGCTGATGTGGTTGCCGAGCACGACGTTGCGGTCGCTGGTGTCCGTCTTGCAGTTGGTCACGGTGCACCAGTTCGACTTGGCGGTGCCGATGTAGATGCCCTCGCCGTACTTCTCGCGACGCAGCCCGGTGGTGCGGACCGTGTTGCCCCGGATCATGTTGTCCGAGCTGAAGTCGCGCAGGTGGATGGCCTCGTCGCCGATCTGTTCGACGGTGAGGCCCTGGATGACGGTGCCCACCACACCGTCCGCCATCACGCCCTTCTGCGCGTCGCGGACGGTGAAGCCCACCAGCCGCCAGTAGGCGACGTGGTTCAGGTGGAAGGCGTAGCCGTCGTCGGTGCCGCCGCCGTCGATGACCGCTCCCGAGCCGCCGCACAGGAAGATCGGCTTCGCTTCGGTACCGGACGCCTCGGCGGTGAAGTTGCCCGCGTAGGTGCCGTTGGCCAGGGAGATGCTGTCCCCGGGCTGCGCCTGGGCGAGGGCCTGTTCGAGCGTGGCGGTGGTGCTCACCTTGACGTTGGACGAAGGACAGGTGACCGCGGAGTCGGGTACCGAGCCGCTGGTGGCCTGCGAGGTCGGGGCCTTGGCGGTGCCCGACCGGGTCGGCAGGGCCGACGGGCCGGTTTCGTCCGGCGGGACCTCGGTGGCCGAGGCCCTCGGTCCCGCGGTGCTCGCCCCGGCCTTCACCTCCGGTTCCCCTCCGCCGCCCCCTGCCAGGGCCACGACCAGCGCGGCCAGGGCGAGCAGGAACGCACCCCCGGCCAGCCAGACGGCCGGCTGCCGGAAACGACCGCCCTCAGGAGCGGGCGGCGGGGCGGGCGGTGGTGTCGACGGCATGGGCGGCGTGGATGACATGGGCGGCAACTCCGGTCCGTCCGGTGGTCGGGCAGTCGGCAGAGGGGTCGGGGGCCGGCCGAGGGGCCGGCGGGGCGTGACGGCCGGAGGTCAGCGGGGCGGGCCGCCGGCCTGGGTGGACTGGGGTGTCAGGGCCCGCAGGGTGGTGGTCTCCCCGTCCTCCCTGGAGAACCAGTCGAGCTGCGGTGTCTGACGGACGGGGACCTCCTTGACGGCCCCGGCCAGCGGCCTCTTGTCCGCGTACGGGTGGATGCCCAGGACTCCGCGGCCGCCGTGACGGCGTCCACGGTGGCTCTGGCGCCGGCCCAGCATCGCCGAGACCAGGATGAGCAGCAGCATGCCCGCCCAGAGCAGCGTCATGGGACTGGCGTAGTGCCGGAACCTGATCCAGAAGGAACTGGTGTCGTGCCAGGCGAAGGTCTGGTTCTGCTTGACGGTGATGCCGCCGTGGGAGCGCGTGGTGTCCACGGCGCTCGGGCCGACACCCGAGATCACGTTGTACGAGACGAGGGACTTCTCGACCGTCCCGACGAGGCTGATGCCGTGGTTGGTGCCGTCCTGGATGGTGTTGCCGCGTATCTCGCCGACCGAGTCCCGTACGTAGATGCCGGTGTCGGTGCTTTCGACGATGTTGCCGGTGATCGTCGCGGCGGTCACACCGTCGCGCACCGAGATGCCCTGCCTCGACTGGCCGACGAGGTGGTTCCCGGTGATGGCGACCTTGGTGGCGTTCTTACGGGCCACGATGCCCATGTCGCCGCCCTCGACGCGGTTGTTCTGCACGCCCACGTCCGTGCCGCCGAAGATCTCGATGCCGTAGTGGCCGTTGTCCGTGGCGGTGCTGTCGGACACGGAGTTGGAGCCGTAGCTGCTGATGGACTCGCCGGAGGCCGAGGGACCGCTGGCCAGCGGCCGGCCGCTGAGCGTGAAGCCGTTGCCGCCGTTGCCCGAGGCGGTGGAGCCGCTGATCCTGACCTGTTCGGTGGCCCGGGCCAGCACGAACCCGTCACCGCCGTTGTCCTTGGAGGCCGTCCGCTCGACCACCGCGTTGGTGACGAACCGGTGGAGCACCACCCCGTGTTCCAGACTCTTCTCCACCGTGCTGTCGCTGATGCTGACGCCGTTGGCACCGGAGATGAACATGCCGTAGGCGTTGCCGGTGAGGGTGGAGTGCGCGATCTCGGCCGAGACGTAGGAGAGGCTGGGCACCGAGAACCGGGTGTCCGGCGTGGCCAGCGATCCGGAGGGCTGGGCCACCACGTCGCCGCTGCTCGCGTCGGAGTCCGAGGACGCCTTCGAGTCCTTGATGTTGCCGGTGTCGGGGCGGTCGGTTCCGGTGAGGCTCAGACCGCCGGTGCGACCGCTCCAGAAGCCGAGGTCGCTGATCTTGGCGTAGGTCATGGAGAACTGGCCGCCGATGGCGCGGATGTAGGCCCGGCCGTCCCGTACGTCCGTGTCCGGCTTCTTCTTCTTGACGTCCCAGGCGGTGATCCGCATGGGCGCCTGCGGGGTGCCCTCCAGGGTGAGCCGCCCGCCGAAGGACACGATGCTGACGAAGCCCTTGTTGCTGCTGGCCATCCGCAGGGTCAGCCCGCCGGGGTTGGACAGCTTCAGCTTGGCCCCGGCGTTGAGGTAGAGGTTCTCGGTCAGGAGATAGGAGCCGTCCGGCTCGCGGACGAAGGTCTGCGGGGCCAGTTCGAGCAGGTCCGAGACGGTGTAGGCGTTGCTGCGCTGGGTCAGGACCAGGGTGTAGCCGCTGCCGGTGTCCAGCCGGTAGGGCGCCTTCCACTGACCGCCCTTGAGGGGGGCGACGGCGGCGACCGCGCGGACCTGGTCCAGGCGGTGGTCCTCCGCGGCCACGAGCGCGGTCTCGTTCTCCGCGTCCGTGGCGTTGACCTGCGGTCTGTCGTCGTCGGCGGCGGGGGCGCCGGCGGCGGAGGCGAGGAGCGCACCGGCGGCGAGGGTCAGCACGACCGCTGCGCGCGCACCGGTCATGAGGTGATGACGTGTCATGACTGCTGTACCTCCGGCCACGAGCCCGTGGCGGTCCGGGGCGCGCCGCCGAGGGACGCCGAGTCCTGTCCCTCGCCACCGACGCTGTCGCTGGTGCGGGTCAGCCAGCCCTGCTTGTTCATGGTGACGAAGGCGAACAGCTTGATGGGCAGCGAGATCATGATGACGACGAGGGCCAGCACCGGCAGCAGCAACACCTCTTGTGGGTGTCTGCGCAGGTGGGAGTACCCGCGGATACCGCGTCCCACGAGCAGCCAGATCAGCACGAGGACGACGCCCCGGCCGGTCATCTCCAGGCGGCTGAAGAGCAGGTACCCGAGCGCCATGCCCATCGTCACCGGCGTCAGCAGGATCTGTAGCACGGTGATCTTGGTGACCAGGGGGACCCGCCAGAGCCAGCCCTTGTACACGGCGGTCAGGTAGCAGCGGTAGGAGTTCCGGCTCCAGCGCACCCGCTGCTTGACGAAGGCACGGAACGACGAGGGGAACATCGATATCGCCCGCGCGGAGGACTGGTGCACGGTCTTGTAGCCCGAAGCCAGCACCAGCCAGGTCAGCCGTCCGTCGTCGCCGGCGACGCAGCGCCGGCCCAGGAAGAACTCGTTCTCCAGGTTCTCCAGGACGGGCTCGATCGCGCTCCGCCGGTAGGCGGCCGTACGACCGGACAGACAGGCCACGGCGCCCGCGCGGCCCATGGCCGGCACGTAGTCGTAGTAGCGGAGGTTGACCAGCCAGTCGGCGACACGCCGCCAGATGCTGGTGGTGCGCTGGTAGACGTTCTGCTGGGTGCCGACTCCGCCGACCGCGGGATCGACGAACGGCATCTGCACGGCGGCCAGCAGCCCCGGCTCCCAGCGGGTGTCCGAGTCGACCAGCACCACGAGCTCACTCGTCGCGGCGCGGATGCCCACGCCCAGCGCCGACCGCTTGCCGCGGTGCTCGAACGCCAGCACGCGGACCCGGGGATCCTGCACCTGCGCCAGCCGGCGCAGCACCTCGGTGTCGTCCACGTCCGGGACGATGATGATCTCGGTGGGATCCTGGGCGAGCCAGGTGTCCAGGCAGTCCACCAGGATCTCGGCGTCCTCGCGGTACGCCGGGACGACCACGGAGACCGTGGTCCGGTAGTTGTTCACCACGGGCTTGGCGAACCGGGAGAGCACCGCCCGATAGAGCCACAGCCCCCAGACGAAGACGCCGGCGATGCCCAGCGGCATCACCTCGCGCCATGATGTCTCGGCGGTCGCCGTGACTATCCATGACCAGAAATCGTCGAAGAAGCTCGACACGAACTCGGACCCCCCAGCCGGAGCGGTGCCCAAACAGGTGGGCAAATGTGCAATGTTCGCGGTCTACACGGGGAAATCTAGGGCCGAAACGATCCCTCTCGACACACGAGCAACACAAAGTTCACCTGTCGCATCCACAAAACGTTCACAGGAGAAAGGCCCCTTCAGCGAACGGCAGACCGCCGCGCCCCGCGCGCGGAGCCGGTGAGCAGCAAACTGACTAGCCGTCACATCGGTTTCCGAGCACCGCATTTGCACTCTACACAGGGGGTCGTCGACGCTCTCCGCCACCCCTCGCGACCGATCCACCCGCAACCTTCACTGAAGCAAACCCATTGTGATGTACATCACATAATGTGAGCCCGGATCGAGGTCGCACCGGCGAACACATGAAACACCTGGCTCACCGAACCGCCATCCAACGCACAACTCCTGGCAAGACCGAAAGCCGAGACCATGATCATTCCACGGTGCGGATCTTCGTCACCGCGGCTGAAAGCGCCGGGCCCGGCTTCCGGCCCACGCCTGACCCGGCGCCTCGACGTACCGATACGTCAGCACGCCCAGCGGAAACGGCACGGCACGACGCAGAAGGCCACTTCGAGTACGGGACTGTCCTGCCACCGCCGACCGACCGTGCCGCCGGCCACCATCAGCGGCACCGGATGCACCGCCGGGTGAAACGGGACCCGTCACCGTCGTCGAAGGTCGCGCGCGTTCCTGCCGGCCCAACGGGACCGGTGCAGCGCGGTCATGGACTTCCAGGACCTGTTTCCCTTGAAGGGAATCTCGAAGATCCGGGCGAAAAGCCATGCCCCGAGCACCGAGATCGGCAGGCCCACGATCAGCGTGAACCCGAACGTGGGCAGTCCGGGCGATACGAAATGCGGGGCCACCCGGCGGATCACGATCATGACGATCGGCAGATGGATCAGGTAGAGGCTGTAGGAAAAGCTACCGAGACTCCTGAAGGGTCGCGCGGTCAGGAGCCGCACGAGGACGGCGGGCCTGCCGGTGGCGACGGCGGCGATCAGCATGGTCATGGCGGGAGCGACGGCGAGATCCACCCAGAAGGAGTGGTTCACCGTCCAGACAGCCCCCCTGACGACACCGAGAACCAGGACAGGCACGGCGGCCAGGACCGCGAACCACCCCCAGGGCAGTCGCCGGACCCGGTCCGACGCAACCACGATTCCCGCGCCCACCATTCCCGCGGCGAACACAGGGGCGAGATGCGGAGCGAGCCGGTTGGCGCCCTCCAGGGGAGACGCGTCGACCGCCATCAGGCCACGAGTGATCACCGGAAGAGTCACGCACGCGACCAGGGCCGCCGCGCCCCACCGCCGCCGGACGAACAGAAGCAGCGGAAAGAGGAGATAGAGCTCGGCCTCGACCCCGATCGACCAGAACGCACCATTCGGTGTCGGTGCGGTGATCACGTCCTGAGCGAGAAGGCCGTACACCAGAATCGACAAGCCCGTAGGCGGCCCCGAGTGCGAAGCGGGCACCACGAAGCAGGAAATGATCAGACTCATGACGAGCGCTGCCCCATACGGAGGCAGGATGCGCCAGGCGCGCCGGCGCAGGAACCGGGCGACGCCACCCGACCCCCACCCGTGACGCGCCGGGGAGATCGCCAGGGAGAACCCGGACAACACCAGAAAGAAGACGACGGCCAGACGCCCGAACATCAGGCCGTCCAGCCACGGAGGCGCCGAACTCCGGGGATACCCCGGGAACGTATACAACCAGCAGTGGAACAGGACCACATACAGGGCAGCCAGACCGCGAAGACCATCCAGACCCACGACCTGCCGACGGACGTACGCCCCGCTGCCCCTTTTCTCCTGCCCCGGCGGGGTGGCCGGTGCGGGAGCGCTGACGACCGGAACGCTCGTATTCGATAAAATCGTTCAGCCCTTCTCCTGGGCACCGCGTTCGCACGGCGCCGACACCTCGGCGGCCGCCTCTCGGTGCAACCGTCGACAGGCGTCTGCCCGCCGACTCGTGTTCCTGGTAATACGCCGGGCGCCGCGATGCCACCCAGCGTGACTGATACGTCGCGTTCGGCCAAGCAGTTCAATCGACGGGCCGAGACCTCGGGTGGTCGGCCTCCGCCGGATCCACCGACCCAGGTGGGCACCGCACACCACATGCGCGAGAGTAAATCTCTCATTGTCCAGATTGCATTTGAAGCATGCGGCGGCTGCTCTTACTGTCAAGACGTCCGGGTGTATCCCGTTGACGAAGGAAGCGCTCTCTACGTATCGGTATTCACGGCGAACCGGCGACTGCCCTGCCGCCATGAGCCTTCAGACGCTCCGTCCGTATCGGCGGCGACTCCGGCATCCCCTGTCCGTCACGCGAAGGAGCACAGAAGCTGTCCAGGAAATCCACGGTGGTCGTCGGCGGCGGCCTGGTAGGACTCACAGCCACGGCCTCCCTCAAACTCATCGGCCACGACGTCATCGTGCTGGAACAGGCACCGCGGATTCGAGCCGTCGGCGCCGGAATCGGCCTGTGGGCCAACGCGTTGCGAGAATTCGACCACCTCGGCATCGGCCCGGCGGTCCGCGACCTGGGCAGCGAACAGAACACCTGGTTCTTCACCCCCGCCGGCGACCGGTCCGCGCACCTGGTTACACCGACAGCGATCACCGGTTCCTCCTCGTGCCACGCCCCGAGTTGAACAACCTCCTGGCAGACACCGTCGGTCGCGACCGCATCCGTCTCGGCGCACAGGTGACCGGATACACCGAGACCGGGGCGGACGTCGTCGTGCACCTCGCCAACGGCGAGACACTCCGCACGGATCTGCTCATCGGCTCGGACGGCGTCTACTCACGCGTGCGCAAGCAGCTGGTGCCGGGGAGCGATGCCACTGGATGCTCACCACGGCACCCGCCACCTGACACCCGCGGCCGCCCGCCGACCGCCGACCGCCGAAAGCGACCTGCCCGCCCATCAGCATGTCCGTAGTCAGCAGGCGGTGATCTCCTCGAACGACGCCCGGACCTGCTCGCGGAGCCAGGCGTGGGCGGGGTCGGAATCGTACCGCTGGTGCCAGTGGCAGTTGATCGTCGCCGCCGGGAACTCGATCGGCAGCGGCCGGGTGAGAAGCCCGAACGCCTGGATGAGCGGGCGGCCGAAGATCGCCGTGCAGGTGACCAGCGTGTCGCCACGGGCGGCGATCTGCAGGGCGCTGGCCAAGGTCGCCACTGCCGCGACCACCCGGCGCCGCAGACCTTCGGCAGCCAGCACCTCGTCGATCGGCGCGGTGAGACGGCCACGCCGGGAGATCACCACATGCGGCTGCGCCGCGTAGGAAGCCAGGTCGAGATCGTCGGCACACGGGTGGTCCGCGCGCATCGCCACGACTAGCCGATCATCGCCGAGCGGCTCGGACCGGAACTCTGACAGACCAGGCCTACCGCCACCGAGTTCCAGATCGACGCGGCCGTGTCGCAGGTCGTCGGTGTCGACGGTGTTCTCCGCCAGCACCCGCAACTGCACCCCGGAAGCCTGCTGCTGGATCCTCCCGACCAGCACCGGTACCAGCGACGCGGCCACCGCGTCGTGACACTGGATCGTGAAGGTGCGATCCATCTCGGACGGGTCCAGCTCACGGATCGGTGAGAGCACTTCACGCGCTTGCCTCACCAGCCGGTGCACGTCTTCCCGCACCGACACCGCGTACGGGGTGGGAGTCATCGAGTGGCCGGTGCGCACCAGGATGTCGTCCCCGGTGACGGCTCGAAGTCGGCCGAGGGTGCGGCTGACCGCGGGCGAGGACAGGTGCAGCCGCTCGGCCGCGCCCATCACACTGCCCTCTTCGAGGAGGGCGTCCAGCACGGTCAGCAGATTCAAGTCCAATTGCATACAGGTAAATCCTCGCAAGCCACGGATCCACTTCCATCAAACCGCATGTTCACCAGCTTCTCCAGGTTGGTCTGGGGATCCGCGGCGGCCGCCTCCGCCGACAGGGGCGACAAAGCGGGGACCACGGGCAGCGCTGTCGCGGCCACAGCGGCGCCCGCGGCGCCCAGCAGGGTACGACGGGACAGTCTTCTCTCCGACGACATGGGTGTACTCCCGGTCGGAGGCTCTGAGGTTCGCGGGTGAGGCGGTGAGGGCGGCGGGCAGGCCCGAGAGCCCGCCCGCCGCGGCCGTTGGTCAGGGCGGAGCCGGAGTCACAGGGCGGTGAAGGTCCATTGCAGGTTGGTACTGCTGCCGTAGGTCCACTGCTTGGTGGCGGAGCCCGAAGCGACGTTGCCGCCGCCGTCGAGGACGAGGCCGGTGGTGCGGTTGGCGATCGTGTAGCTGTTGCCGCCCCGGGGGGTGATCTTCCACTGCTGGTTGGGGCCGCCGTTCCACGGCGCCTGCTGGGCCGGGGAGCCGTCAGCGGTGCTGCCCCAGCCGTCGGCGACCATGCCGTTGGTGCGGTTGACCAGTTTGTAGTAGCCGCCGCCCACGTCGACCGCCTGCCACTGGAGGTTGTTGCTGGAGTCCCAGCTCCACTGCTTGAGGTTGGATCCGGAGGCGACGTTGCCGCCGCTGTCCAGGGCGAGGCCGTCGGTGACGTTGGTGATCCGGAAGTACCTCGACGGGTTGAACTGGACCCTGAGTGAGGTGATCTGGTCGTTGTTGCCGGTGACCCTGAGGTCGGGGTTGTCGGCGGTGAAGGTCCAGGCGGTGCCGGTGAAGTT
This Streptomyces sp. NBC_00377 DNA region includes the following protein-coding sequences:
- a CDS encoding glycosyltransferase family 2 protein — protein: MSSFFDDFWSWIVTATAETSWREVMPLGIAGVFVWGLWLYRAVLSRFAKPVVNNYRTTVSVVVPAYREDAEILVDCLDTWLAQDPTEIIIVPDVDDTEVLRRLAQVQDPRVRVLAFEHRGKRSALGVGIRAATSELVVLVDSDTRWEPGLLAAVQMPFVDPAVGGVGTQQNVYQRTTSIWRRVADWLVNLRYYDYVPAMGRAGAVACLSGRTAAYRRSAIEPVLENLENEFFLGRRCVAGDDGRLTWLVLASGYKTVHQSSARAISMFPSSFRAFVKQRVRWSRNSYRCYLTAVYKGWLWRVPLVTKITVLQILLTPVTMGMALGYLLFSRLEMTGRGVVLVLIWLLVGRGIRGYSHLRRHPQEVLLLPVLALVVIMISLPIKLFAFVTMNKQGWLTRTSDSVGGEGQDSASLGGAPRTATGSWPEVQQS
- a CDS encoding right-handed parallel beta-helix repeat-containing protein; the encoded protein is MTRHHLMTGARAAVVLTLAAGALLASAAGAPAADDDRPQVNATDAENETALVAAEDHRLDQVRAVAAVAPLKGGQWKAPYRLDTGSGYTLVLTQRSNAYTVSDLLELAPQTFVREPDGSYLLTENLYLNAGAKLKLSNPGGLTLRMASSNKGFVSIVSFGGRLTLEGTPQAPMRITAWDVKKKKPDTDVRDGRAYIRAIGGQFSMTYAKISDLGFWSGRTGGLSLTGTDRPDTGNIKDSKASSDSDASSGDVVAQPSGSLATPDTRFSVPSLSYVSAEIAHSTLTGNAYGMFISGANGVSISDSTVEKSLEHGVVLHRFVTNAVVERTASKDNGGDGFVLARATEQVRISGSTASGNGGNGFTLSGRPLASGPSASGESISSYGSNSVSDSTATDNGHYGIEIFGGTDVGVQNNRVEGGDMGIVARKNATKVAITGNHLVGQSRQGISVRDGVTAATITGNIVESTDTGIYVRDSVGEIRGNTIQDGTNHGISLVGTVEKSLVSYNVISGVGPSAVDTTRSHGGITVKQNQTFAWHDTSSFWIRFRHYASPMTLLWAGMLLLILVSAMLGRRQSHRGRRHGGRGVLGIHPYADKRPLAGAVKEVPVRQTPQLDWFSREDGETTTLRALTPQSTQAGGPPR
- a CDS encoding acyltransferase family protein — encoded protein: MGLDGLRGLAALYVVLFHCWLYTFPGYPRSSAPPWLDGLMFGRLAVVFFLVLSGFSLAISPARHGWGSGGVARFLRRRAWRILPPYGAALVMSLIISCFVVPASHSGPPTGLSILVYGLLAQDVITAPTPNGAFWSIGVEAELYLLFPLLLFVRRRWGAAALVACVTLPVITRGLMAVDASPLEGANRLAPHLAPVFAAGMVGAGIVVASDRVRRLPWGWFAVLAAVPVLVLGVVRGAVWTVNHSFWVDLAVAPAMTMLIAAVATGRPAVLVRLLTARPFRSLGSFSYSLYLIHLPIVMIVIRRVAPHFVSPGLPTFGFTLIVGLPISVLGAWLFARIFEIPFKGNRSWKSMTALHRSRWAGRNARDLRRR
- a CDS encoding right-handed parallel beta-helix repeat-containing protein encodes the protein MSSTPPMPSTPPPAPPPAPEGGRFRQPAVWLAGGAFLLALAALVVALAGGGGGEPEVKAGASTAGPRASATEVPPDETGPSALPTRSGTAKAPTSQATSGSVPDSAVTCPSSNVKVSTTATLEQALAQAQPGDSISLANGTYAGNFTAEASGTEAKPIFLCGGSGAVIDGGGTDDGYAFHLNHVAYWRLVGFTVRDAQKGVMADGVVGTVIQGLTVEQIGDEAIHLRDFSSDNMIRGNTVRTTGLRREKYGEGIYIGTAKSNWCTVTNCKTDTSDRNVVLGNHISDTTAESIDIKEGTSDGKVIGNTFDGSKLSTSHNNDSWVDVKGNGWLLQGNTGSHSPQDGFQTHQIVNGWGTGNTFRGNTANVDGPGYGFHLTSDGNKVTCDNKANDAADGLANVTCTS
- a CDS encoding UDP-glucose dehydrogenase family protein; protein product: MAVLGFDVLGVDVDPAKVERLNSGEVPFFEPGLPELLAKALDTGRLRFTTSFAEAGEFGDVHFICVGTPQQPGSHAADMRYVDSAVGELAQHLRRRTLVVGKSTVPVGTAARLTDLVQRTAPAGTGVELAWNPEFLREGYAVDDTMRPDRLVFGTASEWAEERLRAAFAPVIAQGTPVVVTDLPTAELVKVAANSFLATKISYINAMAEVCEATGADVTGLAEALAYDDRIGGRFLKPGLGFGGGCLPKDIRAFSHRAEELGVGQAVSFLREVDAINQRRRARTVDLVRELAGGDLAGARVTALGAAFKPNSDDIRDAPALDVARTLHQAGAQVTVIDPAATENARRAYPDLTYGTDVLGAAAGADVVVLLTEWTEFREIDPHAMGAVVAQRRIVDGRHALDPVQWRAAGWEYRALGRP
- a CDS encoding FAD-dependent oxidoreductase; protein product: MVVGGGLVGLTATASLKLIGHDVIVLEQAPRIRAVGAGIGLWANALREFDHLGIGPAVRDLGSEQNTWFFTPAGDRSAHLVTPTAITGSSSCHAPS
- a CDS encoding LysR family transcriptional regulator encodes the protein MQLDLNLLTVLDALLEEGSVMGAAERLHLSSPAVSRTLGRLRAVTGDDILVRTGHSMTPTPYAVSVREDVHRLVRQAREVLSPIRELDPSEMDRTFTIQCHDAVAASLVPVLVGRIQQQASGVQLRVLAENTVDTDDLRHGRVDLELGGGRPGLSEFRSEPLGDDRLVVAMRADHPCADDLDLASYAAQPHVVISRRGRLTAPIDEVLAAEGLRRRVVAAVATLASALQIAARGDTLVTCTAIFGRPLIQAFGLLTRPLPIEFPAATINCHWHQRYDSDPAHAWLREQVRASFEEITAC